Proteins from one Desmodus rotundus isolate HL8 chromosome 9, HLdesRot8A.1, whole genome shotgun sequence genomic window:
- the APELA gene encoding apelin receptor early endogenous ligand has protein sequence MRFQQFFFVFLIFMMSLLLINGQRPANLAMRRKLHRLSCHQRRCIPLHSRVPFP, from the exons ATGAGATTTCAAcaattcttttttgtatttttaatttttatgatgagTCTTCTTCTGATCAATGGACAGAGACCAG CTAATCTGGCAATGAGAAGAAAACTACACAGACTCAGCTGCCACCAGAGGAGGTGCATTCCTCTCCACTCACGAGTGCCCTTCCCCTGA